ACGTAGGCGCCCAATTCCTCCTGGGTGAAACCGGCGGAATGGAGGAGGCGCACGGCCCGCCGGAATGCGTCGTTTGAGACCTTTGCCGATGAATGCTTTTTCTGGAAGGAGGGACTGCTGCTCTCCAGACCGAGACGGATCGTTTTGAATCCGCTGCGGAAGAGAAGACCGGCTGTCTTTTTCGTGACCGCCCCGGCGTGGATTGCGTTTGGAAGATGAAATCGCAGATTGAGCCCTGTCCGTATGATCCCCTCCAGGATCGGGTGGAGATGGGTCCCGACCCGGACCAGGAGGGCGTCGTCGAAGAAGGCGAAGTCCCGCACCTTGTGTTGTTTCACGTAGTCTGTAATGGCCGCGACGACCTTGTCGGGGTCTTCCTGTACAAACCGGGGGTAGAGCCGGGAAACAGCGCAGTAACTGCAGGCAAAAGGGCATCCCCGCGAGGTAATCAGGGGGATGCTGCGCACTTGTTCGTAGAAGGAGAAATCGGGAAAGGGGAGAAGAGCCGGCAGTGGACCGCTCCGGAGGATTCCCTGCAGCCTTGCCAGGATGTGTTCAGAATCTTTTTCGGGGAAGAAGAGATCGGCGCCCGAGTATTGCCGGGCATGGTCCGGGCAGAGGGTGACGTAATTGCCTCCCAGCCCGATCGGGACGCCGGGGTGGGTATCGCGGACGATTTCAATCACCCGGTGCGCTCCGGGATACCAGTAGGTCATGAGACAGGTGACGAGAACGAGGTCGGGGCGGCCGAAGCCGGTCAGCTCCGCCCGGAATCTTTCATCGTCCATGCCGAACCGCCTGAAGGAGCGGGGGATTCCGTGCAGCGGCGGCGGGGAGTCGACCGCCCGGCCGGGGATCTTCCCGGTGGCGAACCGTTTGTCCTGTGCCCCGAGGGCGGCCCGGTCCACGCAGTCGATCAGTCCGACCTCATGCCCCGCCCGCTTCAGCGCCGTCCCGATCATGAGGAGTCCCAGCGGCTTGATCCAGAAATCGTATGCGGCGAAGTCCGTGATCCATGGATGAATGAGGAGGATCTTCTTCATCTTGATTCCTTGCGGCCCTTCCGATAAGATGCCGTTGTCTTTCATAGGTGATTCCCGGCAGGGTCGGGGACCGCCTGTGCAAAACAGTGTAGAACGATCGATCAGGAGAATCAACATGGGAGTGCCGAAAGATCCGGGTCCGGTCATGCTCTTCGCCGGTATGCTTTCCGGGGATCCCGGCCTCATGGACGACGTGGAAAAGAACTTGGCAGAGAAGTACGGTGGGATCCATTACCGGAGCGAGGATCTTCCATGGAACTATACGACCTATTATCGTAAGGAACTGGGCGAAGGAATACGGCGGCGTTTCATCTTCTTCCGTGACCTGATCGTCCCGGACGAGATTGTCGGGATCAAGCTCGAAACCAACAGAATAGAGGGGCGTTATCTTCGTGACGAAGGGGGAGAACCCCTCCGGCGGATCAACCTCGATCCCGGTTACCTTGATCCCGCCAAGGTTGTCCTGGTCTCCACAAAGGATTTCTCACACAGGATCTATCTCGGATCCGGGATCTATGGCGAGCTGACCCTGACCAACATAGGCGGCGTATTCCGGCCGCTGCCCTATACCTACCCGGACTATCGTGCGGAGGAGACCCTCCGGATTTTCAATTCTATAAGGGGTGATTCGGTTTTGTTGCGCCGGAGAAGCAGGACTTCCGCCTGAATTGCATTGATTTTTGTCCGGCAATATGCTAATTAACACTTTCATCCAGTCCATTGCCTTGCAGGGGGATAAACGGTTCGGTATATTCCGGTCGGATTGCCGATCCCACAACTGTTTTGGAATATGCCTGTTCACAATGGATATTAATCGCCGAATCGAAATATAAAGATTTCTCTTTCTATATAGAAAATCATACTTATGACTGTAATGAAAGTTCCGCTTCTGGATCTGAAGGAGCAGTATCGTTCCTGCAGGGATGAACTCCTGCCGGAACTGGAGCGGCTCTTCGATTCTCAGCTCTTCATCCTGGGGCAATCTGTCCGGGAGTTTGAAGATGAGATTGCCTCCTATTGTCATGTGCCCCATGGGATTGGTGTCGCCTCCGGCTCCGATGCCCTGCTCCTCTCTCTCATGGCCCTGGAGGCCGGTCCGGGGGATGAGGTCATTACCACCCCCTATACCTTCTTCTCCACGGCAAGTGCAATCACGCGCCTCGGGGCGCGGCCTGTCTTTGTTGATATCGATCCCGTTACATACAATATCGACCCCGCTGCGATCGAGGATAAGGTCACTTCCAGGACACGGGGCATACTGCCGGTCCACCTCTACGGCCAGGTGGCAGGGATGGAGCGAATCAGTTCAATTGCGTCGAAGTATCATCTCTTCGTCGTTGAAGATGCCGCACAAGCAATCGGTGCGGAATACGGAGGGAAACGTGCCGGAGCGTTGGGGGATGCCGGGTGTCTGTCCTTCTTCCCTTCAAAGAACCTGGGTGGTTTCGGAGACGGGGGGATGGTCGTGACCGACGATGCGGGACTGGCCGAAAAGATAAGTATCCTCCGCGTCCATGGTATGAAACCGAAATATGTACACAAATATGTCGGGATTAACAGCCGGCTCGATGCCCTCCAGGCGGTGGTGCTGTCGGTCAAGCTCAAGCG
This window of the Deltaproteobacteria bacterium genome carries:
- a CDS encoding radical SAM protein, yielding MKKILLIHPWITDFAAYDFWIKPLGLLMIGTALKRAGHEVGLIDCVDRAALGAQDKRFATGKIPGRAVDSPPPLHGIPRSFRRFGMDDERFRAELTGFGRPDLVLVTCLMTYWYPGAHRVIEIVRDTHPGVPIGLGGNYVTLCPDHARQYSGADLFFPEKDSEHILARLQGILRSGPLPALLPFPDFSFYEQVRSIPLITSRGCPFACSYCAVSRLYPRFVQEDPDKVVAAITDYVKQHKVRDFAFFDDALLVRVGTHLHPILEGIIRTGLNLRFHLPNAIHAGAVTKKTAGLLFRSGFKTIRLGLESSSPSFQKKHSSAKVSNDAFRRAVRLLHSAGFTQEELGAYVLYGVPSQPDEAVIETLHMVHEAGIRSYLATYSPVPGTPDFETTARKYPAIRTEPLLHNKHLCCCRNPEGYRKVKEAANRLNQAVMKRALQNPR
- a CDS encoding DUF4416 family protein, encoding MGVPKDPGPVMLFAGMLSGDPGLMDDVEKNLAEKYGGIHYRSEDLPWNYTTYYRKELGEGIRRRFIFFRDLIVPDEIVGIKLETNRIEGRYLRDEGGEPLRRINLDPGYLDPAKVVLVSTKDFSHRIYLGSGIYGELTLTNIGGVFRPLPYTYPDYRAEETLRIFNSIRGDSVLLRRRSRTSA
- a CDS encoding DegT/DnrJ/EryC1/StrS family aminotransferase, yielding MKVPLLDLKEQYRSCRDELLPELERLFDSQLFILGQSVREFEDEIASYCHVPHGIGVASGSDALLLSLMALEAGPGDEVITTPYTFFSTASAITRLGARPVFVDIDPVTYNIDPAAIEDKVTSRTRGILPVHLYGQVAGMERISSIASKYHLFVVEDAAQAIGAEYGGKRAGALGDAGCLSFFPSKNLGGFGDGGMVVTDDAGLAEKISILRVHGMKPKYVHKYVGINSRLDALQAVVLSVKLKRLDACHEARLRHAGYYLELFKSAGLVRSGDVVPPQDRHGGDPAFRHVYNQYVIRARKRDALREYLLQGGVGTEVYYPIPLHLQECFAGLGYREGDFPEAERAARETLALPVYPELTGEMQEYVVERIASFYRGRRP